The following proteins are encoded in a genomic region of Candidatus Omnitrophota bacterium:
- a CDS encoding ABC transporter substrate-binding protein, with protein MTTTAQQSIRIGHSPDPDDAFMFYALTHGKVPLEGIRVEHLLEDIESLNRRAQSGELEMTAASAAALPYLNNRYWILACGSSVGRGYGPIVVTREIAPAKDLRRKRIAVPGEYTTATLLLRLALDNNFEPVPMSFDTIMHAVDDQEVDAGLLIHEGQITYRDKGFFCALDLGVWWQEQTGLQAVPLGLDLVRADVGETMARRLNQALKESIAYARANEPEALEYALRYGRGIDAGVGSDFVTMYVNEDTLDLGEEGEAALNKLYDLAVEKGIWKEKPEIKIIR; from the coding sequence ATGACCACCACCGCGCAGCAATCGATTCGCATCGGTCACAGCCCGGATCCCGACGATGCCTTTATGTTCTACGCCCTAACCCACGGGAAGGTGCCCCTGGAGGGCATCCGGGTGGAACACCTCCTGGAAGACATTGAATCCCTGAACCGGCGCGCCCAGTCCGGCGAGCTGGAGATGACCGCTGCCTCTGCCGCGGCCCTGCCCTACCTCAATAATCGCTATTGGATCCTGGCCTGCGGCTCCAGCGTGGGCCGCGGATACGGCCCTATCGTGGTCACGCGCGAAATCGCGCCGGCAAAAGACCTGCGCCGCAAACGCATTGCCGTTCCCGGCGAATACACCACAGCCACTCTCCTGCTGCGCCTGGCCCTGGATAATAATTTCGAACCCGTGCCCATGAGCTTTGACACCATCATGCACGCCGTGGATGACCAAGAGGTCGACGCCGGGCTCCTCATTCACGAGGGGCAAATCACCTATCGCGACAAGGGCTTTTTCTGCGCCTTGGACCTGGGCGTGTGGTGGCAAGAGCAGACCGGACTGCAGGCCGTTCCCCTGGGCTTGGATCTTGTGCGCGCCGATGTGGGCGAAACCATGGCCCGCCGCCTCAACCAAGCCCTGAAGGAATCCATCGCCTACGCGCGCGCCAACGAGCCGGAGGCTCTGGAATACGCTCTCCGATACGGGCGCGGCATCGATGCCGGGGTCGGAAGTGACTTTGTCACCATGTACGTGAATGAAGATACTCTGGATCTCGGAGAGGAAGGCGAGGCCGCCCTAAACAAGCTCTATGATCTGGCCGTGGAAAAAGGTATTTGGAAAGAGAAGCCGGAGATTAAGATTATCCGGTAG